The Deltaproteobacteria bacterium genome has a segment encoding these proteins:
- a CDS encoding P-II family nitrogen regulator codes for MKKVECIIQPGRLDEVREGLTDAGITGLTVTEVKGYGRQKGHTEVYRGSEYTIDFIPKIKIEVVVPKDRVSGVIDTVLEKARSGRIGDGKIFVIPVEETVRIRTGERGHEAV; via the coding sequence ATGAAAAAAGTTGAATGCATTATTCAGCCGGGAAGATTGGACGAGGTACGTGAGGGATTGACCGATGCCGGAATCACCGGTCTGACGGTGACCGAAGTCAAGGGGTATGGCCGCCAGAAGGGGCATACCGAGGTTTACCGTGGGAGCGAGTACACCATCGATTTTATCCCGAAGATCAAGATCGAGGTGGTCGTTCCGAAGGACCGGGTTTCAGGCGTGATCGATACGGTCCTGGAAAAGGCCCGGTCCGGTCGAATAGGTGATGGAAAAATTTTTGTGATCCCCGTGGAGGAGACGGTCCGGATACGGACCGGCGAGCGGGGGCATGAGGCCGTGTAG
- a CDS encoding ammonium transporter — MFRRGLMIAGVVVLALSPAAFGAGTAHTVAGNTVAIAKVQHHLDFVWTLVAAFLVFFMQAGFAMVETGFTRAKNAVNIIMKNLMDFCMGSLVYWAVGFGIMFGVTKTGWFGTSGFFLSDFTRGGDPWTLAFWMFQVVFAATAATIVSGAMAERTKFVGYLIYSAVISAVIYPVFGSWAWGGLFHGGGWLENLGFIDFAGSSVVHSVGGWAALAGAIVLGPRIGKYTSDGKARAIPGHNIPLAALGVFILWFGWFGFNPGSTTAANTDIAGIAVNTNLAAAAGAVSAMLTAWVMFGKPEASMTLNGTLAGLVAITAGCANVSITSAVLIGLIAGVLVVLSVVFIDQKLKIDDPVGAVSVHGVCGAWGTLAAGLFNASGFSVKLVGVQLLGIGADFLWVFPTTFILFKVIDMTMGLRVTEEEEKDGLDVGEHGLEAYSNFSLTGLQ, encoded by the coding sequence ATGTTTCGCAGAGGATTGATGATTGCAGGGGTCGTTGTTCTTGCGCTGTCGCCGGCCGCCTTCGGCGCCGGTACGGCACACACCGTCGCGGGGAACACCGTGGCGATCGCGAAGGTGCAGCACCATCTCGATTTCGTCTGGACGCTGGTGGCGGCCTTCCTGGTCTTTTTCATGCAGGCGGGGTTCGCCATGGTGGAGACCGGTTTCACCCGGGCGAAGAATGCCGTCAATATCATAATGAAGAACCTGATGGACTTCTGCATGGGGAGTCTCGTCTACTGGGCGGTCGGTTTCGGGATCATGTTCGGTGTGACGAAAACCGGCTGGTTCGGAACGAGCGGATTCTTTCTCTCCGACTTTACCCGCGGGGGCGATCCCTGGACACTCGCCTTCTGGATGTTCCAGGTCGTCTTTGCAGCGACGGCGGCGACGATCGTCTCCGGGGCGATGGCGGAGCGGACGAAGTTCGTGGGGTACCTGATCTACAGCGCGGTGATCTCCGCCGTGATCTATCCCGTTTTCGGTTCCTGGGCCTGGGGCGGTCTCTTCCACGGCGGCGGGTGGCTGGAGAATCTCGGCTTCATCGATTTCGCGGGTTCCAGCGTCGTCCATTCGGTGGGCGGCTGGGCGGCCCTGGCAGGGGCGATCGTGCTCGGTCCCCGGATCGGGAAGTACACCTCCGACGGCAAGGCCCGCGCGATCCCGGGGCACAACATCCCCCTCGCGGCATTGGGTGTCTTTATACTCTGGTTCGGGTGGTTCGGGTTCAACCCCGGAAGCACGACGGCGGCGAACACCGACATCGCGGGGATCGCTGTCAACACGAACCTCGCTGCGGCGGCCGGGGCGGTCTCGGCGATGCTCACCGCATGGGTGATGTTCGGGAAGCCGGAGGCGAGCATGACGCTGAACGGCACCCTGGCCGGCCTGGTGGCGATTACGGCGGGCTGCGCCAACGTCTCGATTACGAGCGCCGTGCTGATCGGGCTGATCGCCGGGGTCCTTGTGGTCCTGTCGGTGGTCTTCATCGACCAGAAACTGAAGATCGACGATCCGGTCGGAGCGGTCTCCGTACACGGTGTCTGCGGTGCATGGGGGACACTGGCGGCGGGGCTCTTCAATGCCTCGGGGTTCTCGGTCAAGCTGGTCGGGGTGCAGTTGTTAGGGATCGGCGCCGACTTCCTCTGGGTCTTCCCGACCACCTTCATCCTCTTCAAGGTGATCGACATGACGATGGGGCTCCGGGTAACGGAAGAGGAAGAGAAGGACGGGCTCGACGTGGGTGAGCACGGCCTTGAGGCCTATTCGAACTTCAGCCTCACGGGGCTGCAATAG